CGTTGATCACCTGCATCGTGTTCTCGTAGTTGGAGGCATCGATGTTGGGGGCTGAAGTTTCCCTACAGGAAAAGAGCATCTGGAGATTCGGATCTTCACTACAGCCGAACTGTTGTTCGAGTTTAAAGCCGCAACTCTCGGCCAGCATTTTGAGACTGGAGGGTGTGAAATTATGAATATGAGCGTAATGGAACATTTTGCTGCGACGGGCGAAGGGAGCCGCGATGTTCGGGCATTCGACGTAGAACTGTCCGTCGTCGGCCAGCATGCTGCGAATGTATTCCAGAGCGCGACGCGGCGAGTTGAAGTGCTCAATCACATGGATCAGCAGCACGAGTTCGCGGCTGTGGTCGCGGGGTTGTTCAAACAGATCGCCACGCACGACGTTGGTCAGCAGCTTCTGTTGCGAGTAGGTTTGAAAGCCTTCGCCCGGTTCGATGCCGCTGGCAGCGTGGCCGTTCAATTCGAAGACTTTGACGGTGCAGCCGATGCCGGCTCCGACTTCGAAGACTTTGGCGTTGGGCTCAATGTGGGACTGAAGTTGACTGAAAATGCGTTCGCCATTTTTCCAGGCCCGCATCACACGGCGGTCAGACGGGGTCATTTCGCCGTGATAGCTCTGGCGGTATTCGGTGGCATAATAACGGGCGAGTTCTTCGTCGGTCGGGATTTGACCGTGGGCGACGAGGCCGCAAGTTTTGCAGATCACGGATTCCAGGGGGTTCCCGTGCCGATCCCGGTTGCCAATTTGTTCAAACTCGGTTCCCGCACAAAGATCGCACTTTTTTTCTGCCATTTGATTCACCGTTTTTTAAGCCAGATGCCTATGATACTTTTGCTGCTCCCGACTCGGACCGCCGCCTGGGTGGGAGTCGTATGGATCAGAACGGCGTGAACACTAATCGGAGAGGGAAATCAGGTCAAGATGAATCATTCCAAGGCTATTTCTCAGGCGGGTTTAGTGAGATTATTCGGAATGGGATGGATGTATTTCGGACCGGAGTGAGAATCGCTGTAAAGGGTGTCGTAGGATTGTGTTTCCGGGCTCGGGCATGTACTCTAGTGACCGTTGGCCCATTCGGAATGCCAGTCAGAATTGAACATCAATCAAGCCATCAAACTTAATGTATACAAAGAGTTAGGAAGATTTATGTCTGAGGGTAAAATCAAAAAGCTGCTCGTTGCCAATCGTAGTGAAATTGCCATTCGTATTTTTCGAAGTACGCACGAATTGGGAATCCGCACGGTCGGGATCTATACCCATGAAGACCGCTATGCCCTGCACCGCACGAAAGCCGATGAAGCGTATCAGATTGGCAAACCCGGGCATCCGGTGAAATCGTATCTCGATATTGATGCGATCATCACGTTGGCCAAGCAGAAAAAGATTGATGCGATTCACCCGGGTTACGGGTTTCTCTCAGAAAATGCCGAGTTCGCACAGGCGTGTGAAGACGCCGGGATTATCTTTGTTGGTCCCCGCGTGGAAACATTGAAAGCGCTGGGAGACAAAATCTCGGCTCGAAAAATTGCGGACAAAGTCGGTGTTCCCGTGCTGGGGGGAAGTGGCGAAGCGATTACCGATGTTGCCTCGGGGCGGCAGACGGCGATCGACATTGGTTTCCCGATTATTCTGAAAGCAGCACACGGCGGCGGTGGCCGCGGGATGCGGGTGGTTCAGAAAGAAGAAGATTTCGACCAGGCTTACGAGCTGGCACGCAGTGAATCGCTGTCGGCTTTTGGCAGCACGGATGTATTCGTCGAGAAATTCATCTCGCGCGCCCGACATATTGAAGTCCAGCTTCTCGGCGACAAGCATGGCGGACTCGTGCATCTTTACGAACGCGACTGTTCGGTTCAGCGACGTCACCAGAAGGTGGTGGAAATTGCACCGGCCCCAAACCTTGATCCTGCTGTGCGCGAAGCCTTGTGTGAAGCCGCTTTGAAAATTGGTCGGAGTGTGAACTACGAACTGGCGGGAACCGTTGAGTTTCTGCTGGACGCCGATACGAATCAGTTTTACTTCATCGAAGTCAATCCGCGTATCCAGGTTGAGCATACAGTGACTGAAGAAGTCACTGGCGTGGACATTGTGAAATCACAAATCCTGCTGGCCCAAGGGGCGAAGCTGAATGACCCGGGAATCCGCATCAACTCTCAGGAAGAATTGCAAACACACGGGTTCGCGCTGCAGTGCCGGGTGACGACGGAAGATCCGACGAACAACTTCATGCCCGACTACGGTCGCGTGGCGCATTACCGTTCTGCGAGCGGAATGGGTGTGCGTCTGGATGCAGGGACGGCGTTCTCGGGTGCGATGGTGTTCCCGTATTACGATTCGCTGCTGGTGAAAGTCACCACGTGGGCCCGCACCTTTAAAGATGCGGCGGCCCGAACAGAGCGTTGTTTGCAGGAGTTTCGAATTCGTGGCGTGAAGACAAACATTCCGTTCGTGCTGAAACTGATCACACACCCGACGTTTCTGAACGGCGAATGTTATACCCGATTCATTGATGATACGCCGGAGCTGTTCAAGTTTCCGAAGCGGCACGACCGGGCAACCAAGCTGTTAACGTATCTGGCTGAGACCATCGTCAACGGCAATGCGATGGTGAAGGATCGTCCCAAAGCAGTTCGACGAACGCCGGCACCACTTCCCGAATACAACAAAAAAGAACTGTCTCCCCCGGATGGTATGCGGCAGAAGCTGCTGGAGCTGGGTGCGGAGAAATTCGGCAAGTGGATTCTGGATCAGAAAGAACTGCTGCTGACCGACACGTCGTTCCGCGACGCACATCAGTCTTTGTACGCGACGCGTTTCCGTACTCACGACATGCTGCAGATTGCGGAAGTGTATGCACACAATTGCCCGCAGTTATTCTCACTGGAAATGTGGGGCGGTGCGACGTTCGATACATCGATGCGGTTTCTGAAAGAATCGCCCTGGCAGCGACTGGCTGAGATGCGAACCCGCGTGCCGAACATTCTGTTCCAGATGTTGATTCGGGCTTCGAGTGCCGTCGGTTATACGAACTACCCGGATAATGTCGTGCGTGCCTTCGTCAAAGAAGCCGCCGATGCGGGTATCGATGTGTTCCGCGTGTTCGATGCACTCAACTGGGTGCCGAACATGAAAGTGGCGATGGAAGAAGTGCAGAAGAGTGGTGCGATCTGCGAAGCCAGCATCTGTTATACGGGTGATATTCTCGATCCTTCCAAGACGAAGTACGATCTGAAGTATTACGTGAATATGGCCAAAGAGCTGGAGAACATGGGCGCACATATTCTGGCTATTAAAGATATGGCGGGACTCTGTAAGCCTTATGCCGCCGAGCTGCTGGTGAAAACGCTGAAGCAGGAAATCGGCATTCCGATTCACTTTCACACCCATGATACAAGCGGCGGACAGGCGGCTTCGATTGCGAAAGCAGCGGAAGTCGGTCTGGATATCGCCGATGGTGCAGTGCCTTCAATGTCGGGTGGAACATCACAGCCGAACCTGACAACGGTGATTGAAGCACAGCGATTCACGGAACATGAGCCGACGATTGAAGTCGAACATCTGGACGAGATTTCAGAATACTGGCGTGCGGTTCGCAATTTCTATACGGCGTTTGAGAGCCCTGTTTTACCAGCGGGTGCAAACTTGTACGAGCATCAAATGCCCGGCGGTCAATATACGAACCTGCTGCAGCAGGCGCAGTCGCTGGGGCTGGGTGATCGCTGGTCGGAAGTTTGTCATGTGTATGCAGAAGTGAATCAGCTACTGGGTGACATCGTGAAGGTGACGCCGACTTCGAAAGCCGTGGGTGACATGGCGCTGTTCCTGGTTGCCAATGATCTGAGTTGTGATGATGTGATGACTTCAGATCGGGATCTGGCGTTTCCGGAATCGGTGCTGGATTTGATCAGCGGACGCATGGGACAGACGCCGGGGGGGTTCCCGGAAGACGTGCAGAAGAAAATCTTGCGTGGCGAAGCGCCGTTAACCGAACGCCCGGGAAGTATTCTTCCACCGGCCGATTTTGAAGACGCAGCCAAAGTGGTTGAGAAAATGATCCACCGCACGCCGACGGATCAGGAAGTGGTGACTTACCTGCTGTATCCCAAAGTCTACGAAGATTTCGCTGCACACCAAAAAGCGTATTACGATACGAGTGGTCTGCCGACGTATGCGTTCTTCAACGGACTGGAGCCGGAAGAAGAAGTCTCCGTTGATATTGCACCTGGTAAGACGCTGATTATTAAATTTCTTGCCGTCGGAAAACCACAAACCGATGGATGCCGGACGGTGTTCTTTGAACTGAATGGTCAGCCACGCGAAGTTGTGATCGTGGATAAATCATTGAAGCCGCAAGGTGATTCGCGACGCCGCGCGGACTCGGGTGATCCCAAACAGATTGGCGCTGTGATGCCTGGTGTGATTGTTTCGCTGACAGTGAAAGTTGGTAGCAAGGTGAAAGCCGGCGATCAACTGCTGATGCTGGAAGCGATGAAGATGCAGACAAGTGTGATCTCAGAGCAGGATGGAGTGGTGAAAGAGATCGTTGCAGAACCGGGCACGCAGGTGGAATCGGGAGATCTGCTGATCGTACTGGAGTAGATTTCGACTCTGTTGCATCGATCTAAATATGCATGAGGTATGGGGAATCTTCCCCATACCGTGTTGAAGTGCAGGATTTTACTACAGGCATATACCTCATTCAGGTGTAGGTGATTTTGCTCTTTTTGCATCACACTTCAACAGTGTTATTTTGATTGGCCCCGGGCAGTACTCATCCTATTTTGCCTAGCCGCACCAGCGTTGCTCTCTTCGGATTGGATACCGCAAAAACAAGATCCATTTTGTCATCAAAGACCAGAGAAATTTAACACTGGATCAAATCAGCGCCGATAGATTAGTTAACAGGTAATCTTTACCAGCCTTTCTCTGGTAGAGACTCACTTCTCAACGAGAACAAAAGAACATAAACATTTTTGATTTGGTTCTTAAATCTAATTGGAGCACTCGGCGAATGACTGGAGAGCGTGAAACGATCCAACCTCCACATTTTGTAATCTCAAGCGAGGGAGAGATTCTTGGAGAAGATACCCCTGAAAATCAGGAGCTCGTTCGCCGTGTTGTTGCCTGCGTGAATGCTTGTGACGGGATTACCACAGAGGAGTTGGAGAACGGCATTATTGAGGACATGCGACGTGTGATAGCACAGACAGCCCCTCTGTTGCAGGAACGCAGTCAGATGACGGATTTACTTCAACGGGAAATCCGTGCGGAAATTACGGCACGGCAAAAGAAGTCGTAAGCCTCAAGTCTCAGTTTGCGGTCCGTCTGATATAGCCGCTGATACGGACTTTAATCTTGCCTTTTGAACGATGACCAGCTGGCAAGTTCAGCCCGATCATGAGTATGCCATCATCTTTGGGTACATACTCAGCTTTCTCACCAATCTTGAAGGGTTTTCCCAGCTTACGTTTTCCTTTTTCCTGGGAAATCACAATACCCATCAGAGCCCCGGGAGGAATTCCTGCGGCCAGATCTTTCATCGGCGTGGCATCGGGCAATCCTTCGACGCTGGTTTTAACGTCAATCTCAAAGTCGTAGGCGCCTGTTGACTGAATGCGAACCATTTTTCCTTTCGCGATGAAACCGGCGGGAGTGCTCCAGTTGCGGGCGGCATCAATTTCGAAGTCAGAGGAATTGGATGACATCAGTTTTTCATTGAGCTGCTTGATCATCTCTTTCACACCGGGAACATCTTTTTTGATGCTGAGAATGGATTCCAGCATTTCGCGAGATTTCTCATAGTCGCCGGCATCCGAATATCTTCTGGCGATATCAGCCGACTGCCGGATAAAGCTGTCACGCAGTTTATCAGCCTGGACGTTGAGCTGTTTCACGTTTGTTTTTTTGCCTGAGGATTGTGCGTTGACGGGCTGCACGGCGATTCCTGCAAGTAACAAAGTCCCCACAATCAGACTCTGAATTCCCCGGTGATTTTTTAAGTTGGACACAATACCTTCCCCTACTGATTCAAAACGATGGTTGTCACTAATTCCATTATGATTGAGGATGAGAGTGTTCGCAATGAGAATTTGAAACAGCCCTGCTCTAACAGGAAAGAATTCTGTTAACCAGGGGGCCATTGCATGGAACGCCCGCCTAATAAATGCAGATGCAAATGATGGACTGTCTGCCCGCCTTCTGCGCCGGTATTGATAATTGTACGATACCCATTCTCCAGCCCTAACATTTCTGCGACTTTTCCCACTGTTAACATCAGGTGCCCTGCCAATTCCTGGTCTTCTATTTTCAGATGTGCCATTGATTGAACTTCCTGTTTGGGAATCACCAGCACATGAATGGGCGCCTGTGGATTGACATCCTTGAACGCCAGACAAAGCTCATCTTCGTAGACAATCTCAGCCGGGATTTCGCGATCAATGATTTTCTTGAAAATCGTTTTCTCACCTGCCATTTAACCTACATCCTTTCTGATTCATTCGCCGCTTTTTTGAAATTCTCTGAGAAAACAGTCAAAACGCTGCCCGAGAGACTCACGCTGCTTCGCGCGATCCTGCAATGCGTTTATTATATCCAATTCCGGATTGATTGACATCAACTACACGTATCTCGGCGCGAACCGGCAGCGACATTTTTTGATCGTCAGATTGTAGTGAGACTCTCAGGAAAACAGTTGCTTATAGACGCCAAAGCCACCTGCTAATAGCAGCCCCAGACAGGACAGAAACAGGAGCAGATCCCACAGTCGTCCGGGCGTGAGTCGTTTGTCGATTTTAGTATAACGCAGATAGATGGCAGCGATACCCAGCATCGGCAGCATGATGGCCTGCATCGTACCGGCGATCAATACCAGCCTGACGGGATTGGCGCCTGTCAGAAAGACCGCCAGACAAAGCAGCGGCAGAATCAGTGACATGACTTTGATCCAGTTTTGAACGGCATTGGGTTTGCTTTCATCGACCACTCCAAAGAATCGCAGGCCGTCCGAAAAGATGCGGGCATTCGCGGCGTTCGCGACCAGGAACGTGGAATAGAGCACAGCGATCGCGCCGACCAGGAACAGCCACTTGGCATAGGTTCCGAAGACGGGAACATAGGCTTCTGCCAGCGTGCTGACCATCCGCATGCCGTCGGGGTCTAAGCCTTCCTTATGCAGCACGGCGACTCCCATCAGATAAAAGGCGAGCGTAGCAAATGTGTAAATACACATCGAAGCGAACGCGTCGATTTTCATCACACGCATCCAGCCTTTGGCGCGGATCGCCCAGCTATTATCCTCCGAATGTTTGCCGGTAAAACGGGCGTAGCCCTTTTCCAGACACCAGTAGGGATACGCGATCAATTCCGTTGCCCCCACGCCGATAATCCCGAATGCCGCCAGTGCTGTCAGCAGAGGATTCATACCGCCTGTGGCTTCCGGAACTCCAAATGAGAGGCCGCGAATAATTTCTTCGGTAGAAATGGTCCAGACTTCGGACGTCTGGAGCGAGATGACATTGCCGATCGTGATGAAGGTAAACGAAACGACCAGAACCGTTGATAAATGCTCAATCAGATTATACCTGCCATAATACAACAGAAAGGCGGTTAAGATTGCAATCACTCCCGCCCAAATCTTGTCGTCCCAGGTTTGCGGTTCGATCAGTGACTTACCATTTTCGTCTTCCAGTTTTTCGTCGTCGCGAATTTTCTGGAGAATGAGCTGCCCTTCTGCCTGCAGCCGTTCGATTCGTTCTTTGAGCTTGGCATGCCCCCGTAGATAGCGTTCTCGTTCGGTCGGCGTCAATGCAGCCAGTGAATCTTTTTCATTCTTCAATGCTTCTTCGATTTCCAGATACTTGACAAATTCTTTCTCTGAGGGAACCTGAATTGCTTTGATGTAATCTCCCTGAATCGGCAGCGTCAATGCCAGCGCCTGTCCGACGCCGCCGACGATGCCTCCCAGTTGCCCGATCGTACACAGGCTCATAATCAGCCAGAACCAGAGAATCCAGTTGGGCGCCTTATTGGAAGTACGTAAGAATCCCAGACGAGGGCCGGGAACATGGTTTAAGGCAGCGAGTGTAGTTTCGCCGCGTGAGATGGAATAGCGTCCGAGTTCAATCTGGACGAAGACCTTAATCAGACAACCGACAATAATCAGCCATAACAGGGCAATTCCGGCCTGGGCACCGGTTTTAGTAGTGGCGATTAATTCGCCTGAGCCGACGATGCTCCCGGCAATAATCAACCCCGGGCCTAAGCGTTTCGTAATCCCCCACCAGTCGGTCGGAGCATCAATCGTTTCATTTACCTCGGAACCATTGGATGGATCGAGCGCGCTTTTCTCGTGTTGAGATTCCATCGTACTCCTGCTTCACCTTAGATTTCGACAGATGGGGTTATGTCGAAACACTACTCAGAGCCGTAAGAATTCAAACGGTATGAACTCTCGTCTTAATTATTTGAGTTGTTTTTCAGCAACTTCAATCGCTTTGAGCAACCCCTTTGCCTTGTTCAATGTTTCATAATATTCCGTTTCAGGAACACTGTCAGCAACGATCCCGGCGCCGGCCTGGACATAGGCCGTCGATCCCTGCATCACCAATGTTCGTAGTGCAATACACGTATCCATATTCCCGGTAAAATCGAGATATCCGACGGCTCCTGCATAAGGACCGCGTCGGTGTGGTTCAAATTCGTCAATGATTTCCATCGCCCGCACTTTCGGTGCCCCGGAGACGGTTCCGGCAGGCAGCCCCGCTCTCAATGCATCAAGGGCCGAACGATCTTCCGTGAGCATGCCTGTGACATTCGAAGTAATGTGCATGACATGAGAATAGCGTTCAACGACCATCACGTCAGAAAGTTCAACAGAACCGAATTCACACACGCGTCCGACATCGTTTCTTGCCAGATCGATCAGCATGACATGTTCGGCCCGTTCTTTCGGGTCGGCCAGTAATTCTTCCGCCAGGCGTTTGTCTTCTGCTTCTGTTTTCCCTCGTTTGCGTGTGCCTGCCAACGGCCTGATTGTGGTAAAACGATCTTCCACGCGGACCATAATTTCGGGAGAACTGCCAACCAGATCGACTTCAGGAGTTTTGAGCAAAAACATGAACGGGCTGGGATTCACTACACGCAGGCTGCGATAAATGTCAAGCGGCGTCGCTGCCGTTTCCAGCTTGAGACGCTGGCTCAAGACCACCTGAAAAATATCGCCAGCGACGATATATTCTTTACAGGCTTCAACGGCTGCTTCAAATTTGGGCTGCGTAAAGTTCGACGTCCATTCTAAATCGGGCTCGGCATGCGCATCGACGCTGATGTCGGCCATCTTCAGCACGGTTGCATCGCCGGATTGAAAACGTTCGCAAGTTTGATCGATTCGCTGACAGGCTGCCTGATAGGCGGCTTGTAATTCTGTTTCGCTCATCTCAGGCTGTAAGTGGGCATGCGCGACGACCAGAACAGTTTTATTTATCTGGTCGAAGACGACCATATGATCGTATAACGCAAAAGAGAGATCGGGCAGTTTGCGGTCATTCTCGGGAGCATTCGGTAGATTTTCCGAATAACGGACAACATCGTAGCCGGCATATCCAACGGCACCACCACAAAAACGAGGGAGCCCGGGCAACTCAGCCGCCTGGTACTGGTTGAGAATGGACTCCAGTTCTGCCAGGGGATCGTCGGCCGTTCGTTCTTCTGTCTGCCCGTTCTGCTGAATGACCATGCGTTGCTCATAAGCATCGACGGTCAAAAACGGATTAGCCCCCAGAAAGCTGTAGCGGCTGATTTGTTCTCCGCCGACTACACTCTCGAACAGAAAAGAATAAGGGCCCTTTTCCAAGAGTTGATACGCACTGACGGGAGTCAGCGTATCCCCGGTTAACTGCCGGTAAACGGGGACCAGGTTGGACTCTGTAGAAAGCCCTTTAAATGTTTCAAAATCTGGAACGTATTTCATGAATACTCTTAATTGCACTGTCTATGGATGAACAAGCATCCCGTTTTTCTAAGCCTTGTCGCGTTTTCTCTTATGAACATTTCCCATCCCGGAGACAAGTTGAGAGCAGGAACAGTTCTCAAAAATCTCCAAAAATAAAATAGGGGGCATCTGATTCAAGGTTTCAGGTATTTAAAATGTCGATTCACACGAGAGGAATGGTATTACTGGCACCCATCGCATAAAATGTCAGAGCAAGTCTGATCTTACAAAGCTTTCAATGAGAACGAACTGCATTGGACTTTGTTTTCAACGGCTGAATGAGTATGGTATTTGTTCCCTGAGTCTACACCGTTTGGGGATGAATGTCACGCGAGTTACAGTACAGGCACGAGACACAGTTTTGGACCTGTCGATTTGATCGAATTTCGTTAGTTAAAGGAGAACAAGGGTGAATTTGGACGCGTTCACTCGCACAAGTGGTGAATGGCTGAGAGGAATCGGTCCGGACTCGGATATTGTGATGTCCAGCCGAATTCGACTGGCCAGAAACCTCGCACAGTTCCCCTTTATTAATCGCTGTACAGAATCGACTCTGGGCGAGATCGAGCAGTTAATGCGCCCGATCATTACGTCGCTTCCCATGGAAGAAAAACTCTCCTATCTCGATGTCAACAAGCTAAGCAACCTGGATCGGCAGTTCATTGTGGAACGACAGCTGATCAGCCGCGAACACGCCGAACGAACCGGGCCGCGGGGCGTTGGTCTGGATAGCGAAGAAAACATAGGCATCATGGTCAACGAGGAAGACCATCTCCGACTGCAAGTACTTCGTAGCGGGTTTTCTCTGAATGAGTGCTGGGACACGATCAATCAAATCGATGATCTACTCGAACAGCAGGTGACTTATGCATTCAGTGAAGAATTTGGCTACTTGACTGCTTGCCCTACGAACGTGGGAACCGGCATCCGGGTGAGTGTGATGCTGCATCTGCCGGCACTGGTCATCACTAAAGAAATCCAGAAAGTTTTCCAGGCACTGCAGAAAATTAATCTGGCAGTACGCGGCCTGTATGGTGAAGGCAGTCAGGCGATGGGTGACTTCTATCAGATTTCCAATCAGGTCACGCTGGGGCAAACCGAGCAACAGTTGATTGACAGCATCAAGGAAGTCGTCCCGAATATTATTTCTTATGAGCGACGCGTCAGAAACTCGCTGATTAAAGAGAACCGCCAGGGGCTGCACGATCAGGTTTCACGCGCTTATGGAATTTTAAGCACCGCGCAGACGATTAGTTCAGAAGAAACCATGCATTTGCTTTCGAGCGTGCGGATGGGAGTCAATCTGGGCCTGATTGAAGACCTGCCGATTTCCGCCGTGAATGAGATGTTTATTTTCACACAACCAGCTCACTTGCAGAAACTGCAGGGAGGTGAACTGGAATCCAGCGAGCGAAATGCCGCCCGCGCGAATTATCTTCGCCAGCGAATCAGCGATGCCAGCAGTTCCCATTGAGGGCTGACCATGTTGGCAGAGCCACTGATTCGGGCCCGATAGAAATTCATCCGGTCTCAAGGTCGGAATTTGATTACATGCTCGACACAGGCTGGCGGGCAATGTTAAGATAGTATCGTGTTTTCAGGATGCTCTTTCCGAGACATTCTGATGCTTGGGGACAAATGAAACCCAGTTCACCAGACACTCTATAGACCTCACTATTTTCAACACCGTTTCCCATAAATAATCACTCGCCCTTATCAGCCGGGATACCACCATGCGAAAAACTGTCTGCGTTCTACTTACCCTCCTCGCATTTTCCATCAGCACTGTCAGCGCCCAGGAATTTCAGAATCTGTTCAACGGAAAAGACCTGAGCGGCTGGGCTGGAAAAGAAGGTTTCTGGACCGTTCAAAACGGTTCTATTGTTGGCGAAACAACGAAAGAAAAACCGGCTAAGCCGAACACCTTCCTGGTCTGGCAAGGAGGAGATGTCGGCGATTTTGAATTCAAGGCGACCGTCCGATTCAAAGGGAATAACTCCGGCGTTCAATATCGCAGTGAACTGGTTGACCCCGCCAACTTTGCATTGAAAGGTTATCAGGCCGACCTGCATCCGAAGCCAGAATACTTCGGAATGCTCTATGGCGAGCGAACCGGTCGCGGGATTATCGCACAACGCTTTCAACGCGTGGAAGCGGGCACCAAGGGGAAGCCGAGAGTCGTAGCCGAGATTGGCGATAAAAACCAACAGCTGACTGACTGGGACTGGAATGAAATTCGAATCGTCGCCGTTGGAAACCGCATGGTGCATCAAGTCAATGGCGTCAACACCATCGACCTGACCGATAATCATCCTGAAGCATTTTCCAAAGGTGTTCTCGGCCTGCAACTTCACGCCGGTCCTCCCATGCGGGTTGAATTCAAAGATATGCAATACCGACCGTTAGCCGGTGACGAAGCGGCTGCAGTTCTGAAAGCGGCAGTTGAGAACAAGAAGAAAGCCCCTGCGTCGAAGAAAACAACATCCAAAAAACGCATCCGGTTCGACTGGGTTTCTGAAAAACCGGCTCCGGTCTGGGTCTGGCGAACGAAGAATCCGACGGGCAATGAGCCAATCTACCTGCGTCAGAAATTCGAAGTCGCAGGTCCGATCAAAGCGGCAAAACTCTATTTCACCTGTGATAACCGGGCAACCGTCTGGATCAATGGCAAAGACGCCGGCACGGCGACCGACTGGGGTAATCCGGTGATGCTGAGCGATGCAAAAAAGCTGATTCAAACCGGGACAAATCAAATTGCGGTCCAGGCCAGGAACAACGGCGGTGTGGCTGCGTTTGTCTTGAAACTGGAAATCGAAACCGCCGACGGCAAAAAACAGTCGATTATTTCGACTCCCGAATGGAAACTGAGCGACTCAGCAACTAAAGACTGGCAACTCGCCCGCTTCGACGACTCCGCCTGGAAACTAAAGCTGAAAAAAATGGGAGACTTTGGCAGTGGGCCCTGGGGTAAGCCGGGAATCACAACCCGGAGCGGCGGCGTTGATCTTGAAGAACTGGCTGAGAACATCACGATTGCCAAAGACTTCAAAGTTGAGCTGCTCTATGAAGTGCCTGCCAATGAACAAGGAAGTTGGGTTTCACTGACGACGGACGGCAAAGGCCGCTTGCTGGCGAGCGATCAAGGCGACAAGGGGCTTTATCGCATCACCGTTACAGAAGGTGCTGAGGAACCACAGGTCGAAGTCGAAAAACTGCAGATCGATCTTTCCGGCGCTCAAGGCATGACCTGGCATAACGATGCACTCTACTTTCACAAAAACGGCGGCAACCTCTATAAAGTGACCGATACAAACGGGGATGATCAGTTCGACAAAGCCGAGGTCCTCCCCAGCGAACGCAGTGGCGGCGAACACGGAAACCATGCCGTAATTGTGGCTGAAGATGGAAAGCATCTTTACGTCATCGGCGGAAACCATGCTGCCTTACCACCACAAGATAGCATTGTTCGCTCACACGTTCCCACCTGGGACGAAGACTTGCTTTTACCACGCGAATGGGACGCAAACGGGCATGCCCGCGGCCGTCTCGCACCGGGGGGCTGGATTTCGAAATACTCTCCCGAAACACAACAACACGAACTTATTTCAACGGGTTACCGCAACCAGTACGACATTGCCCTCAACCGTTTCGGCGACCTCTTCACCTATGATGCCGATATGGAATGGGACCTGGGAACACCCTGGTATCGTCCGACCAGAATTAACTGTGCTGTCAGTGGTTCTGACTATGGCTGGCGCAGTGGTTCCGGAAAATGGCCCGAATATTACGAAGACAGTCTTCCGGCTGTCGTGAATATTGGCCCTGGTTGTCCGACCGGTGTAATTAGCGGACAGGGTGCGAAGTTTCCTGCCAAATATCAGGACGCAATTTTTGCACTTGACTGGACCTTCGGCACGATCTATGCCATCCACCTGACACCAGACGGTGCGGGTTACC
This window of the Gimesia fumaroli genome carries:
- a CDS encoding class I SAM-dependent methyltransferase codes for the protein MAEKKCDLCAGTEFEQIGNRDRHGNPLESVICKTCGLVAHGQIPTDEELARYYATEYRQSYHGEMTPSDRRVMRAWKNGERIFSQLQSHIEPNAKVFEVGAGIGCTVKVFELNGHAASGIEPGEGFQTYSQQKLLTNVVRGDLFEQPRDHSRELVLLIHVIEHFNSPRRALEYIRSMLADDGQFYVECPNIAAPFARRSKMFHYAHIHNFTPSSLKMLAESCGFKLEQQFGCSEDPNLQMLFSCRETSAPNIDASNYENTMQVINGATPLRYHLRPYYFSSRLAKVTSYLKEHLTAKQFVANVVQECQQFAADQQDKQPAEQRAAA
- a CDS encoding pyruvate carboxylase, which produces MSEGKIKKLLVANRSEIAIRIFRSTHELGIRTVGIYTHEDRYALHRTKADEAYQIGKPGHPVKSYLDIDAIITLAKQKKIDAIHPGYGFLSENAEFAQACEDAGIIFVGPRVETLKALGDKISARKIADKVGVPVLGGSGEAITDVASGRQTAIDIGFPIILKAAHGGGGRGMRVVQKEEDFDQAYELARSESLSAFGSTDVFVEKFISRARHIEVQLLGDKHGGLVHLYERDCSVQRRHQKVVEIAPAPNLDPAVREALCEAALKIGRSVNYELAGTVEFLLDADTNQFYFIEVNPRIQVEHTVTEEVTGVDIVKSQILLAQGAKLNDPGIRINSQEELQTHGFALQCRVTTEDPTNNFMPDYGRVAHYRSASGMGVRLDAGTAFSGAMVFPYYDSLLVKVTTWARTFKDAAARTERCLQEFRIRGVKTNIPFVLKLITHPTFLNGECYTRFIDDTPELFKFPKRHDRATKLLTYLAETIVNGNAMVKDRPKAVRRTPAPLPEYNKKELSPPDGMRQKLLELGAEKFGKWILDQKELLLTDTSFRDAHQSLYATRFRTHDMLQIAEVYAHNCPQLFSLEMWGGATFDTSMRFLKESPWQRLAEMRTRVPNILFQMLIRASSAVGYTNYPDNVVRAFVKEAADAGIDVFRVFDALNWVPNMKVAMEEVQKSGAICEASICYTGDILDPSKTKYDLKYYVNMAKELENMGAHILAIKDMAGLCKPYAAELLVKTLKQEIGIPIHFHTHDTSGGQAASIAKAAEVGLDIADGAVPSMSGGTSQPNLTTVIEAQRFTEHEPTIEVEHLDEISEYWRAVRNFYTAFESPVLPAGANLYEHQMPGGQYTNLLQQAQSLGLGDRWSEVCHVYAEVNQLLGDIVKVTPTSKAVGDMALFLVANDLSCDDVMTSDRDLAFPESVLDLISGRMGQTPGGFPEDVQKKILRGEAPLTERPGSILPPADFEDAAKVVEKMIHRTPTDQEVVTYLLYPKVYEDFAAHQKAYYDTSGLPTYAFFNGLEPEEEVSVDIAPGKTLIIKFLAVGKPQTDGCRTVFFELNGQPREVVIVDKSLKPQGDSRRRADSGDPKQIGAVMPGVIVSLTVKVGSKVKAGDQLLMLEAMKMQTSVISEQDGVVKEIVAEPGTQVESGDLLIVLE
- a CDS encoding histidine triad nucleotide-binding protein translates to MAGEKTIFKKIIDREIPAEIVYEDELCLAFKDVNPQAPIHVLVIPKQEVQSMAHLKIEDQELAGHLMLTVGKVAEMLGLENGYRTIINTGAEGGQTVHHLHLHLLGGRSMQWPPG